In one window of Clavelina lepadiformis chromosome 4, kaClaLepa1.1, whole genome shotgun sequence DNA:
- the LOC143451920 gene encoding epithelial splicing regulatory protein 1-like isoform X3 produces MGSSHYCDILVLFYCGTTGDNSSELLGSDESDLVVIVWQLLDLNQNQTGDIHYIYVKPSNDFCLRKEWQKETNITSQTLENAPVFQDAIHQFEETLRNELNDQGRTCSFTLCTDGQCHLRQVLMPASVWSDTTLPEFCYSFFDLKKEFRLCCNSMETDAMEIYNENYADTRTPDSVQDMLNYLNIDVESFGTFGVDHVRRMGAVIQVLVSERYGHVFNAPERIVARLDTGPCMTSELVRDDTVIRARGLPWQASDHDVARFFKGLNIPRGGAALVLNPQGRRNGEALVRFENEEQRDLALLRHKHHMGNRYIEVYRATGDDFLKVATGTSCEAIHFLSKEGDAIVRMRGLPFTATSNEIIEFFGSDIPVVHSEEGVLFVKHPDGRPTGDAFVLFASEKTALAALGKHKQTLGKRYVEIFKSTAAEVQQVLSRHMTTPIIPTMPAPVPLILPNNQQTLMSPHAQISPAYQQPITPGCIRNCIRLRGMPYSATVEDIMNFLGELSLYILPNGIHMVLNQQGRPSGDAFIQLCSPEKAGIAGLDVSKGGCHKKHMGERYVEVFQCSGDEMNIVLMGGTLNRNGMMPPPGMAIVPPEPVPTAGSITAIPAPTAPATSPFIVQTPHGTLLMQPPVVSQPGIPTLQTLDLIQAQTLLAAPRTAIYTQPTFLPYAQYLPTPPVSPSSANPIPATTPIANLTSPNSAAPAGTNPATGVGIQVRLQDLSC; encoded by the exons ATGGGTTCGAGTCATTACTGCGACATATTGGTGTTATTTTACTGCGGAACCACAGGAGATAATAGTTCAGAGTTACTCGGAAGTGATGAAAGTGATCTTGTTGTCATCGTATGGCAGCTCCTTGATCTCAATCAAAATCAG ACTGGCGATATCCATTACATTTATGTGAAACCGTCAAACGACTTTTGTTTACGAAAAGAATGGCAGAAAGAAACTAACATCACCAGCCAAACTCTGGAAAACGCCCCTGTATTTCAAGATGCAATTCATCAG TTCGAGGAGACGTTACGAAACGAACTTAACGATCAAGGAAGAACATGCAGTTTTACTCTTTGCACCGATGGGCAATGTCATTTACGTCAAGTTTTAATGCCCGCTTCCGTGTGGTCAGACACTACCTTGCCTGAATTTTGCTACAG CTTTTTCGACTTAAAGAAAGAATTCAGGCTTTGCTGCAACTCTATGGAAACAGACGCAATGGAAATTTACAACGAAAATTACGCTGACACACGCACCCCGGATTCCGTGCAGGATATGCTAAATT ACCTAAACATAGATGTTGAAAGTTTTGGCACGTTTGGTGTGGACCACGTGCGGCGTATGGGAGCAGTAATCCAAGTCCTTGTTTCAGAACGATATG GTCACGTTTTCAACGCACCTGAAAGAATAGTCGCCAGACTGGACACTGGACCTTG TATGACGTCAGAGCTTGTAAGAGATGATACTGTGATTAGAGCAAGAGGTTTACCATGGCAAGCATCTGATCATGACGTGGCTAGGTTTTTCAAAGGGCTTAACATTCCAAG GGGCGGTGCAGCGCTAGTACTTAATCCTCAGGGTCGGCGGAATGGAGAAGCTTTGGTGCGTTTTGAAAACGAAGAACAAAGAGATTTGGCACTCTTACGTCACAAGCATCACATGGGCAACCGATATATTGAG GTTTATCGTGCCACGGGCGATGATTTCCTCAAAGTTGCTACAG GTACCTCGTGTGAAGCAATTCATTTTCTTTCGAAAGAAGGTGACGCAATTGTGCGAATGCGCGGTCTGCCGTTTACTGCAACTTCCAATGAAATT ATAGAATTCTTTGGTTCCGATATTCCCGTCGTTCACAGCGAAGAAGGAGTTTTATTCGTTAAGCATCCTGACGGAAGGCCAACAGGAGACGCTTTCGTACTCTTTGCAAGTGAAAAG ACTGCCCTTGCTGCACTTGgtaaacataaacaaaccTTGGGGAAGAGATACGTGGAAATATTCAAAAGTACCGCTGCTGAAGTGCAACAA GTACTTAGTCGACACATGACAACTCCAATTATTCCCACTATGCCAGCACCGGTACCTTTAATTTTACCGAACAACCAGCAGACGTTAATGTCGCCCCATGCTCAGATATCACCTGCGTATCAACAACCTATCACGCCGGGTTGTATTCGCAATTGCATCAG GTTACGGGGAATGCCGTATTCCGCTACAGTTGAAGATATTATGAACTTTCTTGGAGAATTGTCTCTCTATATTCTTCCAAACGGCATTCACATGGTACTCAACCAGCAG GGTCGACCTTCAGGAGACGCttttattcaactttgttCTCCTGAGAAAGCTGGAATTGCTGGTTTAGATGTAAGCAAGGGAGGGTGTCACAAAAAACATATGGGGGAAAGATACGTAGAAGTTTTCCAGTGTTCTGGAGATGAAATGAACATCGTATTGATGGGGGGGACACTGAACAGGAACGGAATGATGCCACCCCCTGGCATGG CTATTGTTCCTCCTGAGCCTGTACCAACCGCTGGTTCAATAACTGCTATTCCTGCGCCAACCGCTCCAGCAACATCTCCCTTCATTGTCCAGACACCGCACGGGACTCTTCTAATGCAACCTCCAGTCGTTTCACAACCTGGAATACCAACCTTGCAAACTCTTGATTTGATCCAGGCTCAAACATTATTAGCGGCTCCTCGAACCGCTATATACACACAG CCCACGTTTCTACCTTATGCTCAATACCTTCCAACTCCGCCAGTGTCACCGTCCTCAGCGAACCCAATACCTGCCACAACACCGATTGCAAATTTAACTTCCCCAAATTCGGCGGCTCCAGCAGGTACTAATCCAGCAACGGGGGTTGGTATACAAGTGCGCTTGCAAG ACTTATCCTGCTGA